Proteins encoded in a region of the Mesoflavibacter profundi genome:
- a CDS encoding acetyl-CoA carboxylase biotin carboxyl carrier protein subunit — MKTPFKVKVNSTSEFEVSSEDISALDSVKTTNTSFHLLKDNTSYKAKITETNFNKKEYTVLINNNTYVVNIENNLDQLIKSLGFEIGASKKVNEIKAPMPGLILDVMVKPGDEVKVDTPLLILEAMKMENSILSPRDGVIKSVSGNKGNTVDKGELLIEFE, encoded by the coding sequence ATGAAGACACCTTTTAAAGTAAAAGTTAATTCTACTTCAGAATTCGAGGTCTCATCAGAAGATATTTCAGCTTTAGATAGTGTAAAAACTACCAACACATCTTTTCATCTATTAAAAGATAACACATCGTATAAAGCAAAAATCACTGAGACTAACTTCAATAAAAAAGAATACACTGTTTTAATTAATAATAACACGTATGTTGTTAATATTGAGAATAATCTTGATCAATTAATAAAATCTTTAGGGTTTGAAATTGGCGCTTCTAAGAAAGTAAACGAAATAAAAGCACCAATGCCAGGACTTATTCTAGATGTTATGGTAAAACCTGGTGATGAGGTTAAAGTAGACACACCTTTACTAATCCTTGAAGCTATGAAAATGGAAAATAGCATCCTATCTCCTCGTGATGGTGTTATTAAATCTGTTTCTGGCAACAAAGGAAATACCGTCGATAAAGGTGAATTATTAATTGAATTTGAATAA
- the accC gene encoding acetyl-CoA carboxylase biotin carboxylase subunit produces the protein MKKILVANRGEIAIRVMKTAQKMGIKTVAVYSTVDRNAPHVKFADEAVLIGEAPSNQSYLLGQKIIDVAKSLNVDGIHPGYGFLSENAEFAELCEANNVTFIGPKSYAIKVMGSKLAAKDAVKAYDIPMVPGTDQAITDIAEAKKIAQGIGFPILIKASAGGGGKGMRIVEKEADFESQMNRAISEAVNAFGDGSVFIEKYVASPRHIEIQVMADTHGNVIHLFERECSIQRRHQKVVEEAPSAVLTPELREKMGQAAIKVAKACDYVGAGTVEFLLDDAHNFYFLEMNTRLQVEHPVSEIIAGVDLVELQIQVARGEKLPIKQEDLKINGHALELRVYAEDPLNDFLPSVGHLEQYQIPQGEGIRVDNGFEEGMDIPIYYDPMLAKLITYGKTREEAIQIMLKAIQEYKVKGIETTLPFGAFVCQHEAFTSGNFDTHFVKKYYSPEALQQQTETEAHLAALVAVKQYLEDQKQLRVPTN, from the coding sequence ATGAAAAAAATATTAGTCGCCAATCGTGGCGAAATTGCTATAAGAGTAATGAAAACTGCTCAAAAAATGGGCATTAAAACAGTTGCAGTCTACTCTACCGTAGATCGTAATGCACCTCATGTTAAATTTGCAGACGAAGCTGTTTTAATAGGTGAAGCGCCATCTAATCAATCCTATTTATTAGGGCAAAAAATAATTGACGTCGCAAAATCTTTAAACGTAGATGGTATTCATCCTGGTTACGGGTTTTTAAGTGAAAATGCAGAATTTGCAGAACTTTGTGAAGCTAATAACGTCACTTTTATTGGACCAAAATCATATGCCATAAAAGTTATGGGTAGTAAATTAGCTGCTAAAGATGCGGTTAAAGCCTACGATATTCCAATGGTACCTGGTACAGACCAAGCTATTACAGATATTGCTGAAGCTAAAAAAATAGCGCAAGGCATTGGTTTTCCTATTCTAATAAAAGCATCTGCTGGTGGCGGCGGTAAAGGAATGCGTATAGTTGAAAAAGAAGCAGATTTTGAATCCCAAATGAATCGCGCCATTAGTGAAGCAGTTAATGCATTTGGTGATGGCTCTGTTTTTATAGAAAAATATGTAGCATCACCAAGACACATCGAAATTCAAGTCATGGCAGATACACATGGTAATGTTATTCATCTTTTTGAACGCGAATGTAGTATTCAACGTCGTCATCAAAAAGTTGTAGAAGAAGCGCCAAGTGCTGTACTTACTCCAGAATTAAGAGAAAAAATGGGACAAGCAGCTATTAAAGTTGCAAAAGCTTGTGATTATGTTGGTGCTGGAACAGTCGAGTTTTTATTAGATGACGCACATAATTTCTATTTCTTAGAGATGAATACCAGATTACAAGTAGAACATCCTGTAAGCGAAATTATTGCTGGTGTTGATTTAGTAGAACTTCAAATACAAGTCGCTCGTGGCGAAAAACTACCTATTAAACAAGAGGATTTGAAAATAAATGGTCATGCTTTAGAGCTTCGTGTGTATGCAGAAGATCCTTTAAACGACTTCTTACCAAGCGTTGGTCATTTAGAGCAATACCAAATTCCGCAAGGTGAAGGTATTCGTGTAGACAATGGTTTTGAAGAAGGTATGGACATTCCAATTTATTATGATCCAATGTTAGCCAAATTAATAACTTATGGTAAAACTCGTGAAGAAGCTATACAAATTATGCTTAAAGCCATTCAAGAATACAAAGTAAAAGGCATAGAAACCACGTTACCATTTGGAGCTTTTGTTTGTCAACATGAAGCTTTTACATCTGGAAATTTTGATACACATTTTGTGAAAAAATACTACTCACCAGAAGCTTTACAACAACAAACAGAAACCGAAGCTCATCTTGCTGCTCTAGTTGCTGTTAAACAGTATTTAGAAGATCAAAAACAATTAAGAGTACCAACTAATTAA
- a CDS encoding DUF4294 domain-containing protein — protein sequence MKKNVLLMLLLPFWLLAQEDEVVKDTTTVTTTDYIIIEGDSIPKTSIYLDEVMLLPKLEFKSKEDRRRYLILWRKTLKVYPYAKLAAERLETLNERLNTLEKRSEKKSYARKVQKYIEEEFSEELKKLTRTEGQILVKLIHRQTGKTTFELIKELRSGWRAFWFNSTASLFDISLKREFDPANVEEDFLIEDILIRLSQGGHLKLRAPAIDFDYFELSDKWANAKTTTN from the coding sequence ATGAAAAAGAATGTTTTATTAATGCTTTTGCTTCCGTTTTGGTTATTAGCTCAAGAAGATGAAGTAGTTAAAGATACGACTACAGTAACAACAACAGACTACATTATAATAGAAGGCGATTCTATACCAAAAACATCTATTTATTTAGATGAAGTGATGCTGTTGCCTAAATTAGAATTTAAAAGTAAAGAAGACCGACGTAGATATTTAATCTTATGGCGAAAAACACTAAAAGTGTATCCATATGCGAAGTTAGCTGCAGAGCGTTTAGAGACTTTAAACGAACGTCTTAATACCTTAGAAAAACGTAGTGAAAAGAAAAGCTATGCCCGAAAAGTGCAAAAATATATTGAAGAAGAATTTTCTGAAGAATTAAAAAAACTAACACGAACTGAAGGTCAAATTCTAGTAAAACTTATACATAGACAAACCGGTAAAACTACGTTTGAATTAATTAAAGAATTAAGAAGTGGTTGGAGAGCATTTTGGTTTAATAGTACTGCAAGTTTGTTCGATATTTCTTTAAAAAGAGAATTTGATCCAGCAAATGTTGAAGAAGATTTTTTAATTGAAGATATATTAATTAGATTATCACAAGGCGGACATCTTAAATTACGTGCACCAGCTATAGATTTTGACTATTTTGAACTAAGTGATAAATGGGCAAATGCAAAAACCACAACTAATTAA
- a CDS encoding PrsW family intramembrane metalloprotease, producing MQLIIMALAPIAAIVAYIYFKDKYEKEPTRLLLTSFILGALVSVVLALILYSVFNIILPLQNKLSIWEQFKQAFFVVGFTEEFSKFLIVLLFAQRHKEFNEPFDGIVYAVMVSMGFAATENIMYVLNNGPGTALLRAFTAVPAHATFGILMGYFMGKAKFEPNKLFLNLCGLFLAILFHGAYDFFLFIDFVPGIWIGAFISLALGLILSRKAIKIHQKGSFFN from the coding sequence ATTCAACTTATTATAATGGCGTTAGCGCCAATAGCCGCAATTGTTGCCTACATATATTTTAAAGATAAATATGAAAAAGAGCCAACCAGATTATTACTTACGTCCTTCATTTTAGGCGCATTAGTTAGTGTTGTTCTTGCTTTAATCCTCTACTCTGTATTTAATATAATTTTACCGTTACAAAATAAACTAAGCATTTGGGAACAATTTAAACAAGCTTTTTTTGTTGTAGGATTTACAGAAGAATTTAGCAAATTTTTAATTGTTTTATTATTTGCTCAAAGACATAAAGAGTTTAATGAGCCCTTTGATGGTATTGTCTATGCAGTAATGGTTTCTATGGGATTTGCCGCTACAGAAAACATAATGTATGTTCTAAACAATGGACCTGGTACAGCTTTACTAAGAGCGTTTACAGCAGTACCAGCACATGCAACCTTTGGTATTTTAATGGGTTACTTTATGGGTAAAGCTAAGTTTGAACCTAATAAGCTATTCTTAAATTTATGTGGTTTATTTTTAGCCATACTTTTTCATGGTGCTTACGACTTTTTCTTATTTATAGATTTTGTTCCAGGAATATGGATTGGTGCATTTATATCTTTAGCTTTAGGGTTAATTTTATCTAGAAAAGCGATTAAAATTCATCAAAAAGGTTCATTTTTCAATTAA
- a CDS encoding M42 family metallopeptidase: protein MAKKSILNKKSMDFLEKYLNNAAPTGYEWDGQKLWMDYLKPYVDEFITDTYGTAVGVINPEAKYKVVIEGHADEISWYVNYISDNGLIYVIRNGGSDHQIAPSKVVNIHTKNGIVKGVFGWPAIHTRNRAKEEAPKPDNICIDIGAKDKDEVLKMGVHVGCVITYPDEFHILNGEKFVCRALDNRMGGFMIAEVARLLKENKKTLPFGLYITNSVQEEIGLRGAQMITETIKPNVAIVTDVTHDTTTPMIDRKKEGHLEIGLGPVVAYAPAVQQKLRDLITDTAEAKKIPFQRSALSRATGTDTDAFAYSNGGVASALISLPLRYMHTTVEMVHKDDVENVIKLIYETLLKIEDGETFSYFK, encoded by the coding sequence ATGGCAAAAAAATCTATACTTAATAAAAAGTCTATGGACTTTTTAGAAAAATATTTAAATAATGCTGCGCCTACAGGTTACGAATGGGACGGACAAAAGCTTTGGATGGATTATCTAAAACCTTATGTAGACGAATTTATTACAGATACTTACGGTACTGCAGTTGGTGTTATTAATCCTGAGGCAAAATATAAAGTGGTTATTGAAGGTCATGCAGACGAAATCTCTTGGTATGTAAACTATATTTCGGATAATGGACTAATTTATGTGATCAGAAACGGAGGAAGCGACCATCAAATTGCGCCAAGTAAAGTTGTAAACATACATACCAAAAATGGCATTGTAAAAGGTGTATTTGGTTGGCCTGCAATTCATACCCGTAATCGTGCGAAAGAAGAAGCGCCAAAACCAGATAACATTTGTATTGATATAGGCGCAAAAGATAAAGACGAAGTTTTAAAAATGGGCGTACACGTTGGTTGTGTGATTACTTATCCTGACGAATTTCATATCTTAAACGGAGAAAAATTTGTTTGTCGTGCATTAGATAATCGTATGGGAGGATTTATGATTGCTGAAGTAGCTAGACTATTAAAAGAAAACAAAAAGACACTTCCTTTTGGTTTATATATCACAAATTCTGTTCAAGAAGAAATAGGTTTACGTGGTGCACAAATGATTACTGAAACCATTAAACCTAACGTTGCAATTGTTACAGATGTTACGCACGATACAACAACACCAATGATAGACCGTAAAAAAGAAGGTCATTTAGAAATTGGACTTGGTCCTGTTGTGGCTTATGCACCTGCTGTGCAGCAAAAACTGCGTGATTTAATTACAGATACTGCCGAAGCTAAAAAAATCCCATTCCAACGTAGTGCCTTAAGTAGAGCTACAGGAACAGATACCGATGCTTTTGCTTATAGTAATGGTGGCGTTGCTTCAGCATTAATTTCTTTACCGCTACGTTACATGCATACTACTGTAGAAATGGTACATAAAGATGATGTAGAAAACGTAATCAAGTTAATTTACGAAACGTTACTTAAAATTGAAGACGGAGAAACGTTTAGTTACTTTAAATAA
- the trhA gene encoding PAQR family membrane homeostasis protein TrhA yields the protein MRQQTVFEEKLNALTHAIGAVFGIVALILLIVFETKKTAFSLFSVIVYGISIIILFTASTMYHSFTDEKKKHYFRIVDHISIYLLIAGTYTPVLLITLEQSKGWLLFYIVWAIAGFGVILKLFFTGKFETFSTLLYLVMGWLIVFDFSTLSSIMASNGLVLLIAGGLAYTVGIVFYAIEKIPYNHVIWHLFVLAGAILHFFMILFFVV from the coding sequence ATGAGGCAACAAACAGTATTTGAAGAAAAGTTAAACGCTTTAACACATGCGATTGGTGCTGTTTTTGGTATTGTCGCCTTAATCTTATTAATAGTTTTTGAAACTAAAAAAACAGCGTTTAGCTTGTTTAGTGTTATTGTTTATGGTATTTCAATAATTATTTTGTTTACTGCGTCTACGATGTATCACAGTTTTACAGACGAGAAAAAGAAACATTATTTTAGAATTGTAGATCACATTAGTATTTATCTTCTAATCGCAGGAACTTATACACCAGTTTTACTAATCACTTTAGAGCAGAGTAAAGGTTGGTTGTTGTTTTATATAGTTTGGGCAATTGCTGGATTTGGTGTGATTTTAAAACTGTTTTTCACTGGTAAATTCGAAACCTTTTCTACATTATTGTATTTGGTAATGGGTTGGCTTATCGTATTTGATTTTTCTACATTAAGTAGTATAATGGCTTCTAATGGATTAGTTTTATTAATTGCAGGCGGATTAGCTTATACCGTTGGTATAGTATTTTATGCAATAGAAAAAATTCCATATAATCATGTTATATGGCATTTATTTGTTCTAGCTGGTGCAATATTACACTTTTTTATGATTTTGTTTTTTGTGGTTTAG
- a CDS encoding acyl-CoA carboxylase subunit beta, whose amino-acid sequence MESKIKELNEKLELAKLGGGQARIDKQHQKKKLTARERIEYLMDEGSFEEIGALVTHRTVDFGMQNQKFYGDGVITGYGTIDGRLVYVFAQDFTVFGGALSETHAEKICKIMDMALKVGAPFIGLNDSGGARIQEGVRSLGGYADIFHRNVKASGVIPQISAIMGPCAGGAVYSPAMTDFTMMVEDTSYMFVTGPNVVKTVTNETVTSEELGGASTHSSKSGVAHTTSSNDIECLEDVKKLLSYLPQSNLEKPKDLPYDLGEETREQLMNIIPDHASKPYDMHDVIAGVIDEDSFFEIHKDYAENIIVGFARIGGKSVGIVANQPLFLAGVLDVNSSRKAARFTRFCDAFNIPLLVLVDVPGFLPGTDQEWNGIIVHGAKLLYALSEATVPKVTVITRKAYGGAYDVMNSKHIGADLNYAWPSAEIAVMGAKGASEIIFRKEIKASDNPEEKLLEKEAEYADLFANPYKAAERGFIDEVILPKDTRRKLIKAFTMLEHKEEVLPNRKHGNIPL is encoded by the coding sequence ATGGAATCTAAAATAAAAGAATTAAACGAAAAGCTTGAACTTGCCAAATTAGGTGGCGGACAAGCAAGAATAGATAAACAACACCAAAAGAAAAAACTAACTGCAAGAGAACGTATCGAATACCTAATGGATGAAGGTTCTTTTGAAGAAATTGGCGCTTTAGTCACACATCGAACAGTAGATTTTGGTATGCAAAACCAAAAATTTTATGGTGATGGAGTTATTACAGGTTACGGTACGATAGATGGACGATTAGTCTATGTGTTTGCTCAAGATTTTACTGTATTTGGTGGCGCTTTATCTGAAACACATGCCGAAAAGATTTGTAAAATAATGGATATGGCTCTTAAAGTTGGAGCACCATTTATAGGACTTAACGATTCTGGTGGCGCACGTATACAAGAAGGTGTTAGATCACTTGGTGGATATGCAGATATTTTTCATCGTAATGTAAAAGCATCTGGTGTTATTCCGCAAATTTCAGCAATTATGGGACCATGTGCTGGTGGCGCTGTGTATTCTCCTGCAATGACAGATTTTACAATGATGGTAGAAGACACAAGTTACATGTTTGTAACTGGACCAAACGTAGTAAAAACGGTTACTAACGAAACCGTTACTAGTGAAGAATTAGGTGGCGCAAGCACACATAGCTCTAAATCTGGTGTTGCACATACAACATCTTCCAATGATATAGAATGTCTTGAAGATGTAAAAAAATTACTAAGCTACTTACCACAAAGTAACTTAGAAAAGCCTAAAGATTTACCATACGATTTAGGTGAAGAAACGCGCGAGCAATTAATGAATATTATCCCAGATCATGCCAGTAAACCTTATGATATGCATGATGTAATTGCTGGTGTAATAGATGAAGATTCTTTCTTCGAAATACATAAAGATTATGCTGAAAATATTATTGTAGGTTTTGCGCGTATTGGTGGAAAAAGTGTAGGTATTGTTGCTAATCAACCTTTATTTTTAGCTGGTGTATTAGATGTAAATAGTTCACGAAAAGCAGCACGTTTTACGCGTTTTTGTGATGCTTTTAATATTCCTTTATTAGTCTTAGTAGATGTTCCAGGATTTTTACCAGGAACCGATCAAGAATGGAATGGTATTATTGTTCACGGAGCAAAATTATTGTATGCATTAAGTGAAGCTACAGTACCAAAAGTAACAGTTATTACTCGTAAAGCTTATGGTGGTGCTTATGATGTAATGAATTCTAAACACATTGGTGCCGATTTAAATTACGCTTGGCCGAGTGCAGAAATTGCAGTAATGGGCGCAAAAGGTGCTAGTGAAATTATCTTTAGAAAGGAAATTAAAGCGTCTGATAATCCAGAAGAAAAACTGTTAGAAAAAGAAGCTGAATACGCAGATCTTTTTGCAAATCCTTATAAAGCTGCAGAACGCGGATTTATAGATGAAGTGATTTTACCAAAAGACACTAGACGTAAATTAATAAAAGCGTTTACTATGCTTGAACATAAAGAAGAGGTATTGCCAAATAGAAAACATGGTAATATTCCACTTTAA
- a CDS encoding ribonucleoside-diphosphate reductase subunit alpha: protein MTQQSPNEVKQTEKNPLIDARNKSLHQINTANSGGFEWLTEHSRQFLAAGYLTEGVSAEERIREIADRAEQILKIPGYSDKFYNYMSEGYFSLASPVWSNFGKERGLPISCFGSHVDDDMGNILYSQSEVGMMSKLGGGTSGYFGKIRHRGSEVKNNGYASGAVHIMQLFESMVDVVSQGSVRRGRFSPYLPIEHPDIKEFLEIGTEGNPIQELTHGVTVTNQWMQEMVDGDVEKRTIWAKVLQRRGEMGYPYIFFTDNANNNAADVYQDKNLPIYASNLCTEIMLPSNDNWSFVCVLSSVNVLHYDKWKDTDAVETMVYFLDAVITEFVEKLEVYRDSPNRDDRQTFLFMERAYNFAKENRSLGLGVLGWHSLLQSKMLPFNSQEAFNLNSEIFKVIKEKSYKASEELAEKFGEPEVLKGYGRRNATLNAIAPTTSSAFILGQVSQGIEPIWSNIYVKDIAKIKTTIKNSYLEDLLESKGQNTTEVWRSIRDNDGSVQHLEFLSELEKDVFKTYSEIDQMDIIYQAANRQNHIDQGQSVNIIVHPDMPVKDINKIHVTAWQLGLKSLYYQHSMNAAQKFKQKKDCASCEA, encoded by the coding sequence ATGACCCAGCAATCCCCAAATGAAGTAAAACAAACGGAAAAAAATCCTTTAATAGACGCAAGAAACAAGTCGCTACACCAAATCAATACAGCCAATTCTGGAGGTTTTGAGTGGTTAACAGAGCATAGTAGACAGTTCTTAGCAGCAGGATATTTAACCGAAGGTGTAAGCGCTGAAGAGCGTATAAGAGAAATAGCAGATAGAGCAGAGCAGATCTTAAAAATACCAGGATATTCAGATAAGTTTTACAACTACATGTCAGAAGGGTATTTTTCTTTAGCATCTCCTGTTTGGTCAAACTTTGGTAAAGAACGAGGTTTACCAATTAGCTGTTTTGGATCTCATGTAGACGACGATATGGGTAACATACTTTACTCACAATCGGAAGTTGGTATGATGTCAAAACTTGGTGGTGGTACTTCTGGTTACTTTGGTAAGATTAGACATCGTGGTTCTGAAGTAAAAAATAATGGTTACGCTTCTGGAGCTGTACATATCATGCAGTTATTCGAGTCTATGGTAGATGTAGTAAGTCAAGGTTCTGTAAGACGTGGTCGTTTTTCTCCATATTTACCAATAGAACATCCAGACATTAAAGAGTTCTTAGAAATTGGTACAGAAGGTAACCCAATACAAGAGTTAACTCATGGTGTAACGGTTACTAACCAATGGATGCAAGAAATGGTAGATGGTGATGTAGAAAAAAGAACCATTTGGGCAAAAGTATTGCAACGTCGTGGAGAAATGGGTTATCCTTATATCTTCTTTACAGATAATGCAAACAACAATGCAGCAGACGTATACCAAGATAAAAACTTACCAATTTACGCAAGTAATTTATGTACTGAAATCATGCTACCATCAAATGATAATTGGTCGTTTGTATGTGTATTATCTTCTGTAAATGTATTACATTACGATAAGTGGAAAGACACAGATGCTGTAGAAACTATGGTCTACTTTTTAGATGCTGTAATTACAGAATTTGTTGAGAAATTAGAAGTATACAGAGATTCTCCAAATAGAGACGACAGACAAACGTTTTTATTCATGGAACGCGCGTATAACTTTGCAAAAGAAAACAGATCTTTAGGATTAGGTGTTTTAGGATGGCACTCTTTACTGCAATCTAAAATGTTACCATTTAACAGTCAAGAAGCCTTCAATTTAAATAGTGAAATCTTTAAAGTAATAAAAGAAAAATCTTATAAAGCATCAGAAGAATTAGCTGAAAAATTTGGAGAGCCAGAAGTATTAAAAGGTTACGGTAGACGTAATGCAACGTTAAATGCAATTGCACCAACAACTTCTTCAGCTTTTATCTTAGGTCAAGTATCACAAGGTATTGAGCCAATATGGTCTAATATTTATGTGAAAGATATCGCAAAAATTAAAACGACTATAAAAAATTCTTACTTAGAGGATTTATTAGAATCTAAAGGACAAAATACAACTGAAGTTTGGAGAAGTATTAGAGATAATGATGGATCTGTACAACATCTAGAATTCTTATCAGAATTAGAAAAAGATGTATTTAAAACGTATTCTGAAATTGATCAAATGGATATTATTTATCAAGCGGCTAACCGCCAAAATCACATAGATCAAGGACAGTCAGTTAATATAATTGTGCATCCAGATATGCCAGTAAAGGATATAAACAAAATACATGTTACAGCATGGCAATTAGGTTTAAAATCACTTTACTATCAGCATAGTATGAATGCTGCACAAAAATTTAAACAAAAGAAAGATTGTGCAAGCTGTGAAGCTTAA
- a CDS encoding NUDIX hydrolase: MDELIDIVTKTGEPTGKTAPKSEIHSKGFYHNTAHLWLYTSKGDILLAQRSFNKAICPGLWDVSVAGHIDANETIEDGIIREAKEEIGLELSKENLQKIGVFPCFQTYSNGIIDNEFHHTFIAQLHVDLSKLTLQKEEVERVKLVSISQFKDLLENSTSNNHFVASNANYYSKILEAIIKKTI, encoded by the coding sequence ATGGACGAATTAATTGACATAGTCACAAAAACAGGTGAACCAACTGGTAAAACAGCTCCAAAATCAGAGATTCATTCAAAGGGATTTTATCATAACACAGCGCATCTTTGGTTATACACCTCTAAAGGAGACATTTTATTAGCGCAAAGAAGTTTTAATAAAGCCATTTGTCCTGGTTTATGGGATGTATCTGTAGCTGGACATATTGATGCTAATGAGACTATTGAAGATGGAATTATCCGTGAAGCTAAAGAAGAGATTGGCTTAGAACTATCTAAAGAAAATTTACAAAAAATTGGAGTTTTTCCTTGTTTTCAAACCTATTCAAATGGTATAATTGATAACGAATTTCATCATACATTTATAGCGCAATTACATGTTGATCTATCTAAATTAACACTACAAAAAGAAGAAGTAGAACGTGTAAAATTAGTAAGTATTTCGCAATTCAAAGATCTGTTAGAAAATAGCACTTCAAACAATCACTTTGTAGCTAGTAACGCAAACTATTATTCTAAAATCCTAGAAGCTATCATCAAAAAAACTATTTAA